The following proteins are encoded in a genomic region of Drosophila willistoni isolate 14030-0811.24 chromosome 2L unlocalized genomic scaffold, UCI_dwil_1.1 Seg196, whole genome shotgun sequence:
- the LOC6640229 gene encoding maltase A3, which translates to MVDFGYDISDFFDIQPEYGTLDDFRALIKKAKELDLKIILDFVPNHSSNESEWFKKSVNREKGYEDYYVWHDGKVNATTGEREPPTNWLQYFRGSAWEWNEQRQQYYLHQFAVQQPDLNYRNPLVVAQMKRVLKYWLAEGVSGFRCDALPPLFEVLPDAEGQYPDEVISGATDDAEDRNHLTVKYIENQPETIDMVYQWRTVLDDYQRIFGGDSRVLLIETYAPAWFTMQFYGNRTTNGAHLPFNFNLITVMEQNEFSAKNVQLAIDLWLNNMPAGRTPNWVLGNHDKRRAASRYGQEHIDAMNMLIMVLPGASVTYQGEELGMTDVEISWEDTVDPWACNSNPEIYEQYTRDPARTPFQWTNGSNAGFTDGPTTWLPLASDYDTINVETESQAELSHLKIYEHLGALRKSSQTLKYGSTKYQTLLENSFVVERILANEPTIVFAANFGNTVAYLNLLEFDKNLPESLKLLIRSVESTKNYNNRYGTTSLRLEPGEALVMSTEN; encoded by the exons ATGGTGGACTTTGGTTACGATATATCCGACTTCTTTGACATACAACCAGAATACGGCACACTAGATGATTTTCGAGCCTTGATTAAGAAAGCAAAGGAACTCGACTTAAAGATAATACTGGACTTTGTGCCCAATCATTCGAGTAATGAAAGTGAATGGTTCAAGAAGTCAGTGAATAGGGAGAAGGGCTACGAGGATTACTATGTTTGGCATGATGGGAAAGTGAATGCGACTACAGGAGAACGTGAACCCCCCACCAATTGGCTGCAATATTTTAGAGGTAGTGCCTGGGAGTGGAATGAACAGCGTCAGCAATATTATCTCCATCAATTTGCTGTTCAGCAACCTGATTTAAATTACCGAAATCCCTTGGTGGTGGCCCAAATGAAACGTGTTTTGAAATATTGGTTAGCTGAGGGAGTATCTGGATTCCGTTGCGATGCTCTGCCTCCCCTCTTTGAGGTTTTACCTGATGCAGAGGGACAATATCCGGATGAGGTCATAAGCGGAGCCACCGATGATGCTGAAGATCGAAATCACCTGACCGTAAAGTACATAGAGAATCAACCAGAGACTATAGATATGGTTTATCAGTGGCGCACAGTGCTAGACGATTATCAGAGGATATTCGGTGGGGACTCGCGTGTGTTGCTGATTGAAACTTACGCCCCAGCCTGGTTTACGATGCAATTCTATGGCAATCGAACGACAAATGGAGCCCACTTGCCTTTCAATTTCAATCTGATTACGGTAATGGAGCAAAATGAGTTCAGTGCCAAGAATGTGCAATTGGCGATTGATTTGTGGTTAAACAATATGCCAGCCGGACGCACACCCAACTGGGTG TTGGGCAACCACGACAAGCGTCGAGCGGCTAGTCGTTATGGCCAGGAACATATAGATGCTATGAATATGCTGATAATGGTTTTACCTGGAGCTAGTGTTACCTACCAGGGTGAAGAGTTGGGCATGACAGATGTAGAGATTAGCTGGGAAGATACTGTAGATCCTTGGGCATGCAATTCCAATCCTGAAATCTATGAACAATACACCAGGGATCCGGCCAGGACCCCGTTTCAATGGACTAATGGCAGCAATGCGGGTTTTACAGATGGACCAACCACTTGGCTGCCTTTGGCTAGCGATTACGACACAATTAATGTGGAAACTGAGTCCCAAGCTGAACTTTCTCATCTAAAAATCTATGAGCATTTGGGGGCCCTTAGAAAATCTTCGCAAACTCTAAAGTATGGCTCAACTAAATATCAAACACTCTTGGAGAATAGTTTCGTTGTAGAAAG gATCCTAGCCAATGAGCCTACCATAGTGTTTGCTGCCAATTTTGGCAACACAGTGgcatatttgaatttattggAATTTGATAAGAACTTACCCGAAAGTCTAAAGTTACTCATACGCAGTGTGGAATCCACCAAAAATTATAA TAATCGTTATGGCACTACGTCATTACGTCTTGAACCCGGAGAGGCGTTGGTTATGTCCACCGAAAATTAA
- the LOC6640222 gene encoding maltase A3: MLASVGFLLLNFLALSAASTYPNYHAEFHDDDEEISDSAKWWQTGAFYQIYPRSFKDSNGDGVGDLNGISSNLPYLKDLGITATWLSPIFTSPMADFGYDIANFTEIAPIFGTMADFEALMVKAKELDIKIILDFVPNHSSDECDWFKRSAAGEEEYKDFYVWHPGRMVDGKRQPPSNWISVFHGPAWEWHPGRKEYYLHQFVKKQPDLNYRNPKVREAMNNVLRFWLAKGVSGFRIDAVPHVFELGPNAQNEYRDEPRNDGDNDPNDYGYLQHIYTVDQPETIDLVYSWRAVLDEFQRENGGEDRILMAETYSPIEIVMKYYGNGTAEGAQLPFNFLLISELTNASNAQAYAMTVQKWLQYMPAGRTANWVLGNHDKPRVGSRLGSDRVDMLNMLITTLPGASVTYQGEELGMTDVWISWKDTVDPSACNTNPSIYEQFSRDPERTPFQWSNAKDAGFSNANKTWLPIGPDYQVVNVEQENQTPLSHLNIYKKLLSLRKESKTLQQGATEVKALNGAVLAVKRMLQNEQTYITVLNIYDGVETVNLQQFFNDLPQELQVVVISGRSIVKEGDLVKTDSIQLQPKDSLVLRSTSTFYSGYSSGGQFPLPWSIYLGLGQVALYLSYRQILTLN; this comes from the exons ATGTTGGCTTCTGTGGGGTTTCTTTTACTGAATTTTCTCGCTTTAAGCGCAGCCTCAACATATCCCAACTACCATGCAGAATTCCATGATGACGATGAAGAGATTAGCGATAGCGCCAAATGGTGGCAAACGGGAGCCTTCTATCAAATCTATCCAAGGTCTTTCAAAGACAGCAACGGCGATGGCGTGGGCGACTTAAATG GCATCTCATCGAATTTACCGTATCTCAAAGACTTGGGCATTACGGCCACTTGGTTATCGCCGATTTTCACCTCACCCATGGCTGATTTTGGCTATGATATAGCCAATTTTACAGAGATCGCACCAATTTTTGGCACCATGGCTGACTTTGAGGCTCTAATGGTTAAGGCCAAGGAgttggatattaaaattattttggaCTTTGTGCCAAATCATTCCAGTGATGAATGTGATTGGTTCAAACGATCGGCAGCTGGTGAAGAGGAGTACAAGGACTTTTATGTATGGCATCCAGGACGTATGGTGGATGGAAAACGGCAACCGCCCAGCAATTGGATAAGTGTATTCCATGGTCCTGCCTGGGAATGGCATCCTGGACGTAAAGAGTATTATCTCCATCAGTTTGTCAAAAAACAACCAGATCTAAATTATCGCAATCCCAAAGTGCGCGAGGCCATGAAT AATGTATTACGCTTTTGGTTAGCTAAGGGCGTATCCGGTTTTCGCATCGATGCTGTGCCCCATGTCTTTGAGCTGGGTCCAAATGCTCAGAATGAATATCGCGATGAACCTCGCAACGATGGGGACAATGATCCCAATGATTACGGTTATTTGCAGCACATTTATACAGTGGATCAGCCAGAGACTATTGATCTTGTCTACTCTTGGCGTGCCGTCTTGGATGAATTTCAGCGGGAGAATGGCGGGGAAGACCGTATCTTAATGGCCGAGACCTATTCACCAATAGAGATTGTAATGAAGTACTATGGCAATGGCACTGCAGAGGGAGCTCAATTGCCATTCAACTTTCTACTGATAAGTGAGCTAACAAATGCTTCGAATGCCCAGGCCTATGCCATGACAGTGCAAAAATGGTTGCAGTACATGCCGGCAGGAAGAACAGCTAACTGGGTG CTGGGCAACCATGACAAGCCCAGAGTGGGTTCCCGACTGGGTTCAGATCGAGTGGATATGCTTAACATGCTAATCACTACTTTACCAGGGGCTAGTGTGACTTATCAGGGCGAGGAATTGGGCATGACGGATGTGTGGATCTCGTGGAAGGATACTGTCGATCCCTCAGCCTGCAACACCAATCCCAGCATCTATGAACAGTTTTCACGGGATCCTGAACGTACACCCTTCCAATGGTCCAATGCAAAAGATGCTGGATTTAGTAATGCCAATAAAACTTGGCTTCCTATTGGTCCCGACTATCAAGTGGTCAATGTGGAGCAGGAGAATCAGACGCCTCTTAGTCACCTGAATATCTACAAGAAGCTTCTGTCACTAAGAAAAGAGTCAAAGACCCTGCAGCAGGGTGCAACTGAAGTGAAGGCCCTTAATGGGGCAGTTCTAGCGGTGAAACG TATGCTGCAAAATGAGCAGACATATATCACAGTCTTAAATATCTATGATGGAGTGGAGACTGTGAATCTACAGCAGTTTTTCAATGATTTACCTCAAGAGTTGCAAGTTGTTGTTATATCGGGCAGATCCATTGTCAAAGAAGG GGATCTAGTTAAGACTGATTCAATTCAGCTGCAACCCAAGGACTCTTTAGTACTAAGATCTACCTCAACGTTCTACAGCGGTTACTCATCCGGTGGGCAGTTTCCTCTGCCATGGAGCATTTATCTGGGACTTGGTCAAGTGGCTCTCTATCTCAGCTATCGCCAAATTCTTACACTCAATTGA
- the LOC6640220 gene encoding maltase A1, translating to MDSDGDGIGDLNGITSKLEYLKELGVTAAWLSPIFTSPMVDFGYDISDFYDIQPEYGTLDDFRALIKKAKELDLKIILDFVPNHSSNESEWFKKSVNREKGYEDYYVWHDGKLNSETGEREPPSNWLQAFRGSAWEWREERQQYYLHQFAVQQVDLNYRNPLVVEQMKRVLRYWLDLGVAGFRCDAVPVLFEIETDENGQYADEEVSGLTDDVDDRSYLKSDLIENRPETIDMSYQWRTVMDDYQRIHGGDTRVLFIETYAPPSYTMQFYGNRSVEGAHLPFNFNLITVVASEGFSASSVKTAVDNWLTNLPAGRTANWVIGNHDQRRAASRYGAANADAMNMLVMILPGASVTYQGEELGMTDGEISWEDTQDPAACNSNSDIYEQFTRDPSRTPFQWTSGTNAGFSTAEKTWLPLAADYETINVETEEAATRSHLKIYKSLIELRKSSATLQTGSTKYGVVSETVFVVKRYLSGSATLLYVANMGTKGITVDLYDFDKTLPTHLTLKIRSLSSSKAENSLFEVTGLSLAAGEALVLSSD from the exons ATGGATTCGGATGGCGATGGCATTGGTGACTTGAACGGCATCACAAGTAAATTGGAATACCTGAAAGAGCTGGGTGTTACAGCTGCCTGGTTATCGCCAATCTTTACCTCACCAATGGTGGACTTTGGCTATGATATATCGGATTTTTATGATATACAACCAGAATATGGAACACTAGATGATTTCCGTGCCCTGATCAAGAAGGCAAAAGAACTTGATTTGAAGATAATTCTTGACTTTGTGCCCAATCATTCGAGTAATGAAAGTGAATGGTTCAAGAAGTCAGTGAATAGGGAGAAGGGCTACGAGGATTACTATGTGTGGCACGATGGTAAATTGAATTCTGAAACCGGGGAGAGAGAACCTCCATCGAATTGGCTTCAGGCCTTCCGGGGCAGTGCCTGGGAGTGGCGAGAAGAGCGTCAACAGTATTACCTCCATCAATTTGCCGTACAGCAAGTGGATCTGAATTATCGTAATCCTTTGGTAGTGGAGCAAATGAAACGAGTGCTTCGATACTGGTTGGATCTTGGTGTGGCTGGTTTTCGATGCGATGCAGTTCCCGTATTGTTTGAAATTGAAACCGATGAGAATGGCCAGTATGCGGATGAGGAAGTAAGTGGACTGAcagatgatgttgatgatcgCAGCTATTTAAAGAGTGATCTCATCGAAAATCGACCAGAAACCATCGACATGTCCTATCAATGGCGTACAGTAATGGATGACTATCAGCGGATTCATGGCGGTGATACGAGAGTCCTGTTTATTGAGACCTATGCCCCTCCGTCGTATACTATGCAGTTTTACGGCAATCGTTCAGTGGAAGGTGCCCATTTGCCTTTCAACTTTAACTTGATCACAGTTGTGGCCAGCGAAGGCTTCTCGGCTAGTTCGGTGAAGACGGCTGTGGACAATTGGTTGACCAATTTGCCAGCGGGACGCACAGCCAATTGGGTAATTGGCAACCATGATCAGCGTAGGGCTGCCAGTCGTTACGGTGCCGCAAATGCAGATGCCATGAATATGTTGGTGATGATCCTGCCTGGAGCTAGTGTTACCTATCAGGGTGAAGAGTTGGGCATGACGGATGGCGAGATTAGCTGGGAGGATACTCAAGATCCGGCTGCTTGCAATTCGAATTCCGATATTTACGAACAATTTACACGAGATCCCTCGCGAACTCCCTTCCAATGGACAAGTGGCACAAATGCCGGTTTCTCTACCGCCGAGAAAACTTGGTTACCCCTGGCCGCCGACTATGAGACAATTAATGTAGAGACAGAGGAAGCTGCCACACGATCACATCTGAAGATCTATAAATCTCTGATAGAGTTAAGGAAATCTTCAGCCACCTTGCAAACTGGTTCCACGAAATATGGAGTAGTGAGTGAAACAGTTTTTGTGGTTAAACG GTACCTTTCTGGTTCAGCCACTTTACTCTATGTAGCCAATATGGGCACCAAAGGCATTACCGTGGATCTCTATGACTTTGATAAGACCTTGCCCACACATTTGACACTCAAAATTCGCAGTCTGAGTTCCAGCAAGGCCGAAAA CTCTCTGTTCGAGGTAACCGGTCTCAGTCTGGCTGCTGGCGAGGCTCTGGTACTTAGCTCTGActga
- the LOC6640224 gene encoding maltase A3, whose product MGALAKILTLCCVLGLTLPQTLAEKDWWRTAQLYQIYPRSFKDSDGDGVGDLNGVTQQLAYLKEIGITATWLSPIFTSPMADFGYDVANLTEIDPLFGTMEDFDALVARAKQLDIKIILDFVPNHTSDECDWFIRSAAGEEEYKDFYVWHTGKVVNGIRQPPTSWISVFRGATWTWHEGRQAYYLHQFLPKQPDLNYRNPKVVEAMKDVLRFWLRKGASGFRIDAVPHVFEVAADEDGNWPDEPRNEGVDDPEDYEYFQHIYTTNQPETIDLVYQFRKVIEEIDEELGGDDRILLSEAYAPLDILMQYYGNSTHNGSHVPFNFELLANIDFDSDAYHYAQLIHNWLDNLPEGQVANWVLGNHDRSRIGSRLGADRIDATNMLILGLPGIAVNYQGEEIGMTDVFISWSDTVDPQACQSNEQEFERLTRDPVRTPFQWSDEQSGGFSDSATTWLPLADDYKLVNVKRERGIPLSHLNIHKQLRALRDEPTYKQGDVTIQAIGPNVLAFKRSLAGQKSYITVINLNDDVESVNLDTIFTSISSQLQYVVVNDKSVRRKNDLTYANSVLLMPKEAVVLSTV is encoded by the exons ATGGGTGCTTTGGCAAAGATTTTGACGCTTTGTTGCGTCTTGGGGTTAACACTACCCCAGACATTGGCTGAAAAGGATTGGTGGCGCACAGCCCAACTCTATCAGATCTATCCCAGATCCTTTAAAGACAGCGATGGCGATGGCGTTGGTGATCTCAATG GCGTTACGCAACAGTTGGCTTATCTAAAGGAAATTGGTATCACTGCCACCTGGCTTTCACCCATTTTCACCTCACCCATGGCTGACTTTGGCTATGATGTGGCCAATTTGACAGAAATCGATCCACTTTTTGGCACCATGGAAGATTTTGATGCTTTGGTGGCgcgtgccaagcaattggatATCAAAATCATTTTGGACTTTGTGCCTAATCACACTAGTGATGAGTGTGATTGGTTTATCCGTTCGGCAGCAGGTGAAGAGGAGTACAAAGATTTTTATGTATGGCACACCGGCAAGGTTGTCAATGGAATTAGACAGCCACCTACCAGTTGGATCAGTGTATTCCGTGGAGCTACTTGGACCTGGCATGAGGGTCGTCAGGCCTACTATTTGCATCAGTTCCTGCCCAAGCAACCGGACTTGAACTACCGCAATCCAAAAGTCGTGGAAGCCATGAAAGATGTGTTGCGATTCTGGCTACGTAAGGGTGCCTCTGGCTTCCGCATTGATGCTGTGCCCCATGTCTTTGAAGTGGCCGCCGATGAAGATGGCAACTGGCCAGATGAGCCCCGCAATGAGGGTGTCGATGACCCAGAGGACTATGAGTACTTCCAACATATCTACACAACAAACCAACCGGAAACAATTGATCTGGTCTACCAGTTCCGTAAGGTTATTGAAGAAATCGATGAGGAATTGGGCGGTGATGATCGCATTCTTCTCTCTGAGGCCTACGCTCCTCTGGATATATTGATGCAATACTACGGCAATAGCACTCACAATGGATCTCACGTTCCCTTCAACTTTGAACTGTTGGCTAACATTGACTTCGATTCGGATGCCTATCATTATGCGCAGCTGATCCACAATTGGTTGGACAATTTGCCCGAGGGGCAAGTAGCCAACTGGGTGCTGGGTAACCACGATCGTAGTCGCATTGGCTCTCGTCTCGGCGCCGATCGTATTGATGCCACAAACATGCTTATTCTGGGTCTACCCGGCATTGCTGTTAACTATCAGGGTGAGGAAATTGGCATGACTGATGTCTTTATCAGCTGGTCTGACACAGTAGACCCTCAAGCTTGTCAATCAAATGAGCAAGAATTCGAGCGTCTCACTCGTGATCCAGTGCGCACACCCTTCCAATGGAGCGATGAACAGAGCGGTGGCTTCTCAGACAGTGCCACAACTTGGTTGCCTCTTGCCGATGACTATAAACTGGTGAACGTAAAGAGGGAACGTGGCATTCCTCTCAGTCATTTGAATATCCACAAGCAGCTGAGAGCTCTGCGAGATGAGCCAACTTACAAGCAGGGAGATGTTACCATCCAGGCCATCGGTCCCAATGTATTGGCCTTTAAACG TTCTCTGGCTGGCCAAAAGTCATACATCACGGTTATTAATCTCAACGATGATGTGGAATCTGTGAATCTGGACACCATTTTCACCTCCATCTCCAGCCAATTGCAGTATGTTGTTGTTAATGACAAGAGTGTACGCCGAAAGAA CGATCTGACATATGCCAACTCTGTGCTGTTGATGCCCAAGGAAGCTGTCGTCCTTAGCACTGTTTAA
- the LOC6640223 gene encoding maltase A3: MATWSGIVFLLVVGLLAVDAADPWWKTASFYQIYPRSFKDTNGDGVGDLNGVTEKLEYLKEIGITATWLSPFLKSPMADFGYDIADFKEVDPLFGTMEDFENMVARAKELNVKIILDFVPNHSSDECDWFIRSANGEEKYKDYYIWHPGFVDEDGVRRPPTNWVSVFRGSAWEWNENRQEYYLHQFHKKQPDFNFRNPVVREEMNDVLRFWLGKGVDGFRVDAIYHAFEVEADEDGNYPDEPRNDWTDDPDEYGYTHKIYTVDQPETPHLVYEWRQILEQFQADNGGDERILMVETWSPIEIVMDYYGNSTADGAQIPFNFQLISNLYYDSDAYHYEYLINNWLTLMPEGKSANWVIGNHDKNRVGSRFGADRVDLFNILLLTLPGCSITYNGEELGMLDGYVSWEDTVDPQACNGYEANYMDNSRDPARTPMHWTDDKYAGFTNGSTTWLPVALDYAQRNVKKERGVSLSHLNVYKRLQELRKEPTISGGAGEIKAVSSYVLAVKRSLSGNYVYISLFNIFDSIENVNLSEVFSGLPATFQYTLITDKSIKQVGDVVSAKSVTLMPHESIVLRSTTTV; this comes from the exons ATGGCCACTTGGTCTGGCATCGTCTTTTTACTGGTCGTTGGCCTGCTGGCCGTCGATGCAGCTGATCCATGGTGGAAAACAGCCTCGTTCTATCAGATATATCCGCGATCCTTCAAGGATACCAATGGCGATGGTGTCGGTGATCTGAACGGTGTGACAGAGAAATTGGAATATCTTAAAGAAATTGGAATAACAGCAACTTGGCTATCGCCCTTCCTGAAATCACCAATGGCTGATTTTGGTTATGATATTGCGGATTTTAAAGAAGTTGATCCTCTATTCGGTACAATGGAGGACTTTGAGAACATGGTGGCACGTGCCAAGGAATTGAATGTGAAAATCATTTTGGACTTTGTGCCCAATCATTCGAGTGATGAGTGTGATTGGTTTATCCGATCGGCAAATGGTGAGGAGAAGTACAAGGACTACTACATCTGGCATCCAGGATTTGTTGATGAAGATGGCGTGCGTCGTCCCCCCACCAATTGGGTGAGCGTGTTCCGTGGCTCCGCCTGGGAATGGAATGAGAATCGCCAGGAATACTATCTACATCAGTTCCATAAAAAGCAACCGGATTTCAATTTCCGTAATCCTGTTGTGCGTGAGGAAATGAATGATGTACTGCGATTTTGGTTGGGCAAGGGTGTTGATGGTTTCCGTGTCGATGCCATCTACCACGCTTTCGAGGTGGAGGCTGACGAAGATGGCAATTATCCGGATGAGCCACGCAATGATTGGACCGATGATCCAGATGAATATGGTTATACGCATAAGATATATACTGTGGATCAGCCAGAGACACCTCACTTGGT ttACGAATGGCGACAGATTTTGGAACAATTCCAGGCCGATAATGGCGGCGATGAGCG TATTCTAATGGTGGAGACATGGTCGCCCATTGAAATTGTTATGGACTATTATGGCAACTCAACAGCTGATGGTGCTCAGATACCGTTCAATTTCCAGCTGATAAGTAATCTCTACTACGATTCCGATGCTTATCACTATGAGTATTTGATTAACAACTGGCTAACACTAATGCCTGAGGGTAAAAGCGCCAACTGGGTG ATTGGCAATCATGACAAAAACCGTGTGGGTTCGCGTTTTGGAGCCGATCGTGTCGATCTCTTCAATATACTACTTCTTACCCTGCCCGGCTGTAGTATTACCTACAATGGCGAAGAACTGGGCATGCTGGATGGTTATGTATCGTGGGAGGATACAGTAGATCCTCAAGCTTGCAATGGCTATGAGGCCAACTATATGGACAATTCTCGGGATCCGGCCCGTACTCCCATGCATTGGACAGATGACAAATACGCCGGTTTCACCAACGGCTCGACAACCTGGTTGCCCGTGGCCCTGGATTATGCTCAGCGCAATGTGAAGAAGGAGCGCGGTGTTTCTCTCAGCCATCTCAATGTGTACAAACGTCTGCAGGAACTCAGAAAAGAGCCCACCATATCGGGGGGAGCGGGTGAAATCAAGGCAGTCAGCAGTTATGTTTTGGCTGTCAAACG TTCTCTGAGTGGCAACTATGTCTACATTTCGCTCTTCAACATTTTCGATTCCATTGAGAATGTGAATCTGTCGGAGGTTTTCAGTGGCCTGCCAGCGACCTTCCAGTACACTCTGATCACTGACAAGTCCATCAAACAGGTGGGCGATGTGGTGTCTGCCAAGAGTGTTACTCTGATGCCTCATGAGTCCATTGTTTTGCGCTCGACCACGACTGTTTAA
- the LOC6640221 gene encoding maltase A3 — translation MACKLLATFLIIAVHCSLSSGAAIELDHERATTTETTKDWWQTAQFYQIYPRSFKDSNGDGIGDLQGIISKLDYLKEIGVTATWLSPIYTSPMADFGYDIADFYDIQEEYGTLEDFDELIAEANKRNIKIVMDFVPNHSSDENVWFQKSVNREKGYEDYYVWHDGYINSTTGAREPPSNWLQAFRGSAWEWNDQRQQYYLHQFAVKQPDLNYRNPAVVAQMKRVLTYWLDRGVAGFRIDAVPWCFEVLPDAQGRYPDEPLSGYTDDPEDSSYLKHIYTLDLPETVDMVYQWRTLMDDYQRIYGGDTRIIMVETYSALDYVMQFYGNRTTKGAQIPFNFQFITGGNGDKNNTELSAAGFIKIINSWLGLMPSYQTANWVMGNHDQRRVGSRYGEERIDLMNMLQMFLPGVSITYQGEEIGMTDLDISWEDSRDPAACNSNADIYEQFTRDPARTPFQWSAEANAGFSINSTTWLPINPNYVTINVEAENSTEPSHLSLYKQLVQLRQIKTLQNGATRYANVGDNVLAIKRSLTCESSYILVANVLSSSVENIDVASSLYATGSYTIKLANPEAKATEGTSVDLSSLSLEPYAALILQSV, via the exons ATGGCGTGTAAACTGTTGGCAACGTTTCTAATTATCGCGGTCCACTGCTCACTGAGCAGTGGTGCGGCTATAGAGCTCGATCACGAGAGGGCAACTACGACTGAAACCACCAAAGATTGGTGGCAAACGGCACAATTCTATCAGATATATCCTCGATCCTTCAAGGACTCCAATGGCGATGGCATTGGCGATTTGCAGGGCATTATCTCCAAACTGGACTATCTCAAGGAGATTGGTGTGACGGCCACCTGgctatcgcccatttataccTCACCCATGGCAGACTTCGGCTATGACATAGCCGACTTCTACGACATTCAGGAAGAGTATGGTACTTTAGAGGATTTCGATGAGTTAATTGCAGAGGCCAACAAGAGGAATATCAAGATCGTTATGGACTTTGTGCCCAATCATTCCAGCGATGAGAATGTGTGGTTCCAGAAGTCGGTAAACCGCGAAAAGGGCTACGAGGATTATTATGTGTGGCATGATGGTTATATTAATTCCACCACAGGAGCACGTGAACCACCATCCAATTGGCTGCAGGCTTTCCGAGGCAGTGCCTGGGAGTGGAATGATCAACGTCAGCAATATTATCTCCATCAATTTGCTGTCAAGCAGCCTGATCTCAACTATCGCAATCCCGCCGTGGTGGCCCAAATGAAACGAGTGCTGACCTATTGGTTGGATCGTGGTGTCGCTGGTTTCCGCATTGATGCTGTGCCCTGGTGCTTTGAGGTTCTACCCGATGCCCAGGGTCGCTATCCAGATGAGCCTTTGAGTGGTTATACCGATGATCCAGAAGACTCCTCGTATCTCAAGCATATCTACACTTTAGATCTGCCAGAGACTGTGGATATGGTATACCAATGGCGCACTCTAATGGATGATTATCAGCGCATTTATGGTGGCGATACGCGTATCATTATGGTGGAAACGTATTCGGCTCTTGATTATGTTATGCAATTCTATGGCAATCGCACCACGAAGGGTGCTCAGATTCCTTTCAATTTTCAGTTTATAACCGGCGGAAATGGCGATAAGAATAATACGGAATTGAGTGCAGCGGGATTTATAAAGATCATCAATAGTTGGTTGGGACTGATGCCATCTTATCAGACAGCCAATTGGGTG ATGGGCAACCACGATCAACGTCGCGTGGGCAGTCGTTATGGAGAGGAGCGTATCGATCTCATGAATATGCTGCAAATGTTTCTACCCGGTGTCAGCATAACCTATCAAGGTGAAGAGATCGGAATGACAGATCTCGACATCAGTTGGGAAGACAGTCGCGATCCAGCTGCCTGTAATTCCAATGCAGATATTTACGAACAGTTCACCCGAGATCCTGCCAGAACTCCGTTCCAGTGGAGTGCAGAAGCAAATGCCGGTTTCTCCATCAACAGCACCACCTGGCTACCCATTAATCCCAATTATGTGACTATTAATGTGGAAGCCGAAAACTCCACTGAGCCAAGTCATTTGAGTCTGTACAAGCAGCTGGTACAGTTGCGTCAAATCAAGACTCTGCAAAATGGAGCAACACGTTATGCCAATGTGGGTGACAATGTCCTGGCCATTAAGAGATCTCTAACTTGTGAATCCAGCTACATACTGGTGGCCAATGTATTATCCAGCAGTGTGGAGAACATAGATGTGGCTAGTTCATTGTATGCCACTGGAAGCTATACGATTAAATTGGCCAATCCGGAGGCCAAGGCAACTGAAGG GACGAGTGTTGACCTAAGCAGCCTATCATTGGAGCCATATGCGGCTTTGATTTTGCAGTCggtttaa